From a single Fulvivirga ulvae genomic region:
- a CDS encoding sensor histidine kinase, which produces MVDSLSKSVGCFVLIVWISSGWLFAQNELRPYKKLDQYNFDHWKSEDGLPVNSIIHIIQAKSGYIWFVSYGGITRFNGIEFYTFNSFNAPEIINNSYTHIYEDKAGVIWAASSGGGVTSIDGEKVRTYTTEHGLPSNFVEEIVQDTTGRIWVATSNGLYYQKGESFINDNTPEELKSKELKSITCDENNHIWAGTVDTGVFRFSGSDIVGRYTVEQGLVSNIINYVKAEKSSIWVGTDMGLSVIRADSTIENITIDDGLQNNYVTSSVVDNNGVIWVGSYKGFSRINEGEFSHFSTSHPLFGQDITSIASDREGNLWLGTYRNGLYKLWDGKFTNYSSLMSNEHGSYVVHGILQKTDSTFIVIQQDGINLLNINDNSFERFDLNYDVPVTSFKSGMLDSKGNLWVSTLNFLLKYKEGKSKLYTTKNGLIHDNVRLTYEDSKGNIWVGTTNGITVISEEKFKYYSVKDGLSHEYIMSIEEDSAGVIWVGTRNGLNRFDHGRFTSYFAKDGMAGDFVFKTYFDDHGAMWLCGNAGLTRYKNGEFTGLTTAQGLVSNTVFQILEDDQGYFWITTNQKNITVFKVSEQELNDLADGKISWVDPVVYSQKDGLKSTAATSSATSLKAPDGTLYLATNNGIESIDPSNIKINDGKPPVVIEEFFVDGNEIGLDSSISIPSGKQRITIKFSALSYVSPENIEYKYKLIGFDDQWQNAKAKRETSYTNLPYGRYTFKVVAANSDGVWNDDGVSVSFYIKPAFYETNIFIAGTLLLIVLVGVLVYNLRIKSLKRAQYELARLVDERTSEVVHQKEEIEAQKEAIEVQQEQIEYKNRELHKINLHLEDLVEERTEQLKKAYKDLLSVNKELDTFIYRSVHDVRGPIARLQGLSYLISLETTDDRILELVNLLNQTANEMNDVFYRLLNIVRLKAAELNINEIDIEQVIDKVLKRLLPEGSKVVDIQIEISNDFRLYSDKDTVEIILYHLLENALKFRKDHGTHKVKVNCNRKDKNNASIEVTDNGTGISKNVADKIFDMFFVGQDNIRGTGLGLYTAQTAAKVLRGKVKLVKSDEAGTTFEVILPGNIT; this is translated from the coding sequence GTGGTAGACTCTCTGTCTAAGTCAGTCGGCTGTTTTGTCTTGATCGTATGGATTTCAAGTGGCTGGCTGTTTGCCCAAAATGAGTTAAGGCCTTATAAAAAGCTCGATCAATATAATTTTGATCATTGGAAAAGTGAGGATGGCCTGCCAGTTAATTCCATCATACATATCATTCAGGCTAAAAGCGGCTATATCTGGTTTGTTTCATATGGTGGTATTACCCGTTTTAATGGTATAGAATTCTATACATTCAATTCTTTTAATGCTCCAGAAATTATTAACAACTCTTATACTCATATCTATGAGGACAAAGCAGGAGTGATATGGGCTGCTTCCAGTGGTGGTGGTGTAACTTCTATTGATGGTGAGAAAGTGCGGACTTATACAACGGAACATGGTTTGCCAAGTAATTTTGTGGAGGAGATAGTGCAGGATACAACCGGGAGAATTTGGGTGGCAACCAGCAATGGCCTGTATTACCAAAAGGGAGAAAGCTTCATTAATGACAATACTCCTGAAGAACTGAAATCGAAGGAACTGAAAAGCATTACCTGTGATGAAAATAATCACATTTGGGCTGGTACCGTTGATACAGGTGTTTTTCGGTTTTCAGGGAGTGATATTGTTGGCAGATATACAGTGGAGCAGGGCCTCGTCAGTAACATTATTAATTATGTAAAGGCTGAAAAAAGTAGCATATGGGTAGGTACTGATATGGGACTGTCTGTTATTAGAGCCGATAGCACCATAGAAAACATTACAATTGATGACGGCCTGCAAAATAACTATGTAACTTCTTCTGTTGTGGATAATAATGGAGTAATATGGGTAGGTTCATACAAGGGGTTTAGCCGGATTAATGAAGGTGAGTTTTCTCATTTTTCAACTTCGCACCCGCTATTTGGACAGGACATCACCTCCATAGCCAGTGACAGGGAAGGGAATTTGTGGTTAGGTACTTACAGAAACGGATTATATAAACTTTGGGATGGAAAATTTACGAACTACTCAAGCCTTATGTCCAACGAGCATGGATCTTATGTGGTCCATGGTATTCTTCAAAAAACTGATAGTACATTTATCGTAATACAACAGGATGGCATCAACCTCCTGAATATAAATGATAATTCTTTTGAGCGTTTTGATCTTAATTACGATGTACCTGTCACCAGTTTTAAAAGTGGTATGCTGGATAGTAAGGGAAATCTTTGGGTGTCAACCCTGAATTTTCTGCTGAAGTATAAGGAGGGTAAGTCTAAACTTTACACCACTAAAAATGGCCTTATTCATGATAACGTGAGGCTGACCTATGAGGATTCTAAAGGCAATATATGGGTAGGTACAACTAATGGCATAACTGTGATCTCTGAAGAGAAATTTAAATATTACTCCGTTAAAGATGGCCTTTCGCACGAATATATCATGAGCATAGAGGAGGATAGTGCGGGAGTAATTTGGGTCGGAACCCGTAATGGACTCAACCGGTTTGATCATGGACGATTTACCAGCTATTTTGCCAAGGATGGTATGGCGGGTGACTTTGTTTTTAAAACGTACTTTGATGATCATGGAGCCATGTGGTTATGTGGCAATGCAGGACTGACACGGTATAAAAACGGAGAATTTACAGGACTGACCACGGCACAAGGGCTTGTTAGCAATACTGTTTTTCAGATACTTGAAGATGATCAAGGATATTTTTGGATTACTACTAACCAAAAAAACATAACAGTATTCAAGGTATCTGAACAAGAGCTGAATGATTTGGCAGATGGCAAAATATCATGGGTCGATCCGGTTGTATATTCGCAAAAAGATGGCTTGAAATCAACGGCTGCCACCTCATCTGCCACCAGTCTGAAAGCTCCCGATGGTACCTTGTATCTTGCTACCAACAACGGTATAGAAAGTATAGATCCTTCAAATATAAAGATCAACGATGGAAAACCGCCCGTTGTAATCGAGGAGTTTTTCGTGGACGGTAATGAAATTGGCCTCGACAGCAGTATTAGCATTCCATCTGGAAAGCAACGGATTACGATCAAATTTTCTGCCTTAAGTTATGTGTCACCGGAGAATATCGAGTATAAGTATAAACTGATTGGTTTTGATGATCAATGGCAAAATGCGAAAGCAAAGAGAGAGACCAGTTATACCAACCTGCCCTATGGGAGATATACATTCAAGGTAGTGGCGGCCAATAGTGATGGAGTCTGGAATGATGATGGAGTGTCGGTGTCATTCTATATAAAACCTGCTTTTTATGAAACCAATATATTCATAGCAGGGACATTACTATTGATAGTTCTGGTTGGGGTACTGGTTTATAACCTGAGGATTAAGTCGTTAAAAAGAGCTCAGTACGAACTGGCCAGGCTGGTGGATGAGAGAACCTCTGAAGTGGTGCATCAAAAAGAAGAGATTGAGGCTCAGAAGGAAGCCATAGAAGTTCAGCAGGAGCAGATAGAATACAAGAACAGAGAACTTCATAAAATCAACCTCCACCTGGAAGACCTGGTGGAGGAGCGTACAGAGCAGCTTAAAAAAGCCTACAAGGATCTGTTAAGTGTAAATAAAGAGTTGGATACTTTCATTTACAGGTCTGTTCATGATGTTAGAGGGCCAATAGCAAGGCTTCAGGGGCTAAGTTATCTCATTTCATTGGAAACCACAGACGATCGCATTTTGGAATTGGTTAATCTGCTTAATCAGACAGCCAATGAGATGAACGATGTGTTTTACCGCCTGCTCAATATTGTAAGATTAAAAGCCGCAGAGTTAAACATTAATGAAATTGACATAGAACAGGTTATTGACAAAGTATTAAAACGCCTCTTGCCGGAAGGTTCAAAGGTTGTTGATATTCAAATTGAAATTTCAAATGACTTCAGGCTGTATTCAGATAAAGATACCGTAGAAATAATACTCTATCACCTTTTGGAGAACGCCTTGAAATTTCGAAAAGATCATGGAACACACAAGGTAAAGGTAAACTGTAACCGAAAGGATAAAAACAATGCATCAATAGAAGTAACAGACAATGGTACGGGTATATCGAAAAATGTAGCTGATAAGATATTTGACATGTTTTTTGTTGGCCAGGATAACATCCGGGGTACTGGTTTAGGATTGTATACTGCACAAACGGCGGCTAAAGTGTTACGGGGGAAAGTAAAGCTGGTTAAAAGTGATGAAGCCGGTACCACTTTCGAAGTGATTTTGCCAGGTAATATTACCTGA
- a CDS encoding ATP-binding protein: protein MRNYAPMVYGWAFIALLFCLFFNSTSAQDNKFLIRNFDRKDYNASVSNWDITQDNRGIIFISNYDGIITHDAKHWNHIPILDNLVALSISSDQNNRIFAGTQGDFGYLEPDQTGRLSYHSLANGIPEKLKLNGFWRIITTSKAVYFQSSELLAKWENGRLIFWKTTENKPFRYIFNINDTLYTTKHGVGIQKIISNDLNTLKNSDKLVEQSIHLICKENKDFLVGAQTGFFIYDSARTYKIKSPDFLNNNKLFTSKRITNHDFSFALGTLTGGLFFLDKDLNLLYRLGKDNGLPSDVVRNFCFDSSQNLWVATYEGISYTEIVSPLMFWNTQDIPGVPNSILRHNKSIYVGSSEGIYRLNNNKSIQIKDLNSNVWDICTYDSTVIIGSQDGLFGLSNEMPYEIKDYSGVTALLPIKNLYIPHLTVVHSQGISVLVNNNSTWDEVKNIKIASPTCRSLSQDKNENLWISAKFRGIYRIDNLFSNKLSHVIKYDTTSGLPDINEIKIIKKDDQLLFTTSKGFYRYNEQTNRFEPDSSILKERININNIVEDQYGNYIISVIDETRKTHVEILKKVGNEYVRDYIPFRRLPEMEITAIYPEGDYIWIAGGEGLFRFDRNVEKDYTIPFNTLVSQVSVRDSVIFYGNYYDPSDTTGVPPIILDQPEIFKPKLEFEDNSLTFNFSAAFYEAAERTLYSYYLENNEETWSKWSTNTTKEYNNLSAGTYTFHVKSKNIYDTEGRVASYEFTILPPWYQTGWAYFLFSVLAILFVWLIALLYTYRVRMQRRRLKLIVADRTYEVISQKKEIERQKDLLQLQFEKISKQKDSIEEKNSKLQHAQQETQNANEALQKLNTHLEKEVEKRTEKIKSTLHQLQLKNKELDTFIYRASHDLEGPISRISGLSALVKMTFPKGVDQQYIDLIEVTAKNMKVLISKLTQVHNLHNAKVKNELIDVTELIASITESLQHLENGCSINYKFDIPAETKIFGDIDLLTIVLQNIIENALVFRKPRYDEHQVGISVKKINDLAYITVLDNGTGIHADHIDKVFDMFYRGTNQSLGSGLGLYLAKMAIEHLEGHIEVRSELHKFTEFTVIIPQ from the coding sequence TTGAGGAACTATGCACCGATGGTGTACGGATGGGCTTTTATTGCACTTCTCTTTTGCTTGTTTTTTAATTCAACATCGGCTCAAGACAATAAATTTCTTATAAGAAATTTTGATCGCAAGGACTATAATGCATCAGTATCAAATTGGGATATTACTCAGGATAATCGCGGCATAATTTTCATATCTAATTATGATGGTATCATAACGCATGATGCGAAGCATTGGAACCATATACCAATATTAGATAATTTGGTCGCACTATCCATTTCGAGTGACCAAAACAATAGAATTTTCGCAGGAACTCAAGGTGATTTTGGTTATTTAGAACCTGACCAAACAGGCCGTTTGTCTTACCACTCATTAGCAAATGGTATACCAGAAAAGCTCAAACTAAATGGATTTTGGAGAATTATTACAACATCAAAAGCGGTTTATTTTCAATCTTCCGAACTCCTTGCCAAATGGGAAAATGGAAGGTTAATTTTTTGGAAAACTACAGAAAATAAACCATTCAGGTATATTTTCAATATCAACGACACACTATATACAACTAAACATGGTGTTGGAATACAAAAAATTATATCAAATGACCTTAATACCTTAAAAAACTCAGACAAACTAGTTGAACAGAGTATTCATCTGATTTGCAAAGAAAACAAAGATTTTCTAGTTGGGGCCCAAACAGGTTTTTTTATTTATGACTCAGCGAGAACTTATAAAATCAAATCTCCTGACTTTCTTAATAACAATAAGCTATTTACTTCCAAAAGAATTACAAACCACGACTTTTCATTTGCTTTAGGAACGCTAACCGGAGGCTTATTCTTTCTTGATAAAGACCTCAATTTACTTTATCGATTAGGTAAGGACAATGGTCTTCCTAGTGATGTAGTTAGAAACTTTTGCTTTGATAGTAGTCAAAACCTTTGGGTTGCAACATATGAAGGCATTTCGTATACCGAAATTGTGTCCCCACTAATGTTTTGGAATACGCAAGACATTCCGGGGGTCCCTAATTCAATTCTTCGTCATAATAAAAGCATTTATGTAGGATCTTCTGAAGGAATCTACCGCTTAAATAATAATAAAAGTATTCAGATTAAAGATTTAAATAGCAATGTTTGGGATATCTGTACTTATGACTCCACAGTCATTATTGGCTCTCAAGATGGGCTATTTGGGTTATCAAATGAAATGCCATATGAAATAAAAGATTATTCTGGAGTTACTGCTTTATTGCCCATTAAAAATCTTTACATCCCTCATCTTACTGTTGTCCATAGTCAGGGTATTTCTGTATTAGTCAATAACAACAGCACTTGGGATGAGGTAAAAAACATAAAAATAGCAAGCCCAACCTGTAGAAGCTTATCACAAGATAAAAATGAAAATCTTTGGATAAGTGCCAAATTCAGGGGCATCTATCGCATAGACAATCTGTTTTCAAATAAGCTATCACATGTAATCAAATACGACACCACATCCGGCCTCCCTGACATCAACGAAATCAAAATTATCAAAAAAGACGATCAACTTCTTTTCACTACCAGCAAAGGATTCTACAGGTATAATGAACAAACTAACCGCTTTGAGCCGGATAGCTCCATTCTTAAAGAACGCATTAACATTAACAATATAGTTGAAGACCAATATGGCAACTACATTATTTCTGTTATTGATGAAACCAGGAAAACTCATGTAGAAATACTAAAAAAGGTCGGCAACGAATATGTCAGGGATTACATACCTTTTCGAAGGCTTCCTGAAATGGAAATTACAGCCATCTACCCGGAAGGTGACTACATTTGGATAGCCGGTGGGGAGGGCTTGTTCAGATTTGATCGTAACGTAGAAAAAGACTACACCATCCCCTTCAATACGCTGGTTAGTCAGGTGAGTGTGAGGGATTCAGTAATATTCTACGGCAATTATTATGACCCGTCAGACACTACAGGAGTCCCTCCGATCATACTGGACCAGCCGGAAATTTTTAAGCCTAAGTTGGAGTTTGAAGATAATAGCCTGACATTTAATTTCAGCGCCGCTTTCTACGAAGCTGCTGAAAGAACACTTTATAGTTACTACCTTGAAAATAACGAGGAAACCTGGTCAAAGTGGTCTACAAATACAACAAAAGAATACAACAACCTCAGCGCAGGTACCTATACCTTTCATGTTAAGTCTAAAAACATTTACGATACAGAAGGTCGGGTAGCTTCTTATGAGTTTACCATTCTGCCGCCCTGGTATCAAACCGGTTGGGCTTACTTTCTGTTTAGTGTACTTGCAATCCTTTTTGTATGGCTTATAGCCTTGCTGTATACATACCGTGTACGTATGCAGCGCAGGCGGCTAAAGCTCATTGTGGCAGACCGGACTTATGAGGTTATCTCACAGAAAAAGGAAATTGAGAGACAAAAAGACCTGCTACAGCTTCAGTTTGAGAAGATCAGCAAGCAAAAGGACAGTATCGAGGAGAAGAACAGCAAACTTCAGCATGCTCAACAAGAAACACAAAATGCCAATGAAGCTCTCCAAAAATTGAATACACATCTTGAAAAAGAAGTAGAAAAGAGGACTGAAAAAATAAAATCAACACTCCATCAGTTGCAGCTTAAAAACAAAGAACTGGATACTTTCATTTACAGAGCCTCTCACGACCTTGAGGGCCCTATAAGCAGGATAAGCGGACTTTCGGCACTTGTTAAAATGACATTCCCTAAAGGTGTGGATCAGCAGTATATTGACCTGATTGAGGTAACAGCAAAGAACATGAAAGTACTTATCTCTAAACTCACCCAGGTGCATAACCTGCACAATGCAAAAGTAAAAAACGAACTCATAGATGTTACAGAATTAATCGCCTCCATTACCGAAAGCCTGCAACATCTCGAAAATGGCTGCTCTATTAATTATAAATTTGACATACCGGCGGAAACCAAAATATTTGGGGATATTGATCTTCTGACCATCGTTCTTCAAAACATTATAGAAAATGCGCTGGTATTCCGCAAACCTCGTTACGATGAACATCAGGTTGGTATCAGTGTCAAGAAAATCAATGACTTAGCCTATATAACTGTACTTGATAATGGTACGGGTATACACGCTGACCATATCGATAAGGTGTTTGATATGTTCTACCGCGGAACAAATCAATCGCTGGGGAGCGGATTGGGCCTTTACCTTGCTAAAATGGCTATAGAGCATTTGGAAGGTCACATAGAAGTTAGAAGCGAATTGCACAAATTCACTGAATTCACTGTCATCATTCCGCAATGA
- a CDS encoding dihydrolipoyl dehydrogenase family protein — MQKYDLVVIGAGPSGYAAAMRAIDFKKKVLLIEKGNVGGAGVTNGALSSKTWWEIARETHMLHKHLRRFNMSVPDIDFKEVQTEVNRAVEERKALLHEHMTLLSTSCFADLLTYKVGVAKLLTPHEIEIISENETEVVWADYVVLATGSRPRKLPDIPIDEKIILTSDGIEQMSHFPESMVILGAGVIGCEFATIFSGFGKTKVHLIDKGDRILPFEDDDVVKVIERNMENNGVHIHRNSRLIRMDIVNGRVEYELEYDDGSHEIFNVERALVSVGRVPNYEKLWENGVNIVLSKRGIEDNETQTSVSNIYAVGDITADIALVNVGELEGRYAVEKIFGEPKRKLIYENISTIMFLNPEVAGVGLNETQAAERGIAYKVVTLDYGCIPRAIAKRNTQGFIKLLVTNNEDMKILGMRVVGNHASSAIQAVALLISMDKGIDELAECVHPHPSITEGIQECVRMLLGKSMFKPDALKGKLSCKTYTNGEYADIIF, encoded by the coding sequence ATGCAGAAATATGATTTGGTGGTTATCGGCGCGGGGCCTTCCGGCTATGCCGCGGCAATGAGGGCAATAGATTTTAAGAAAAAAGTGCTCTTAATAGAGAAAGGGAATGTAGGCGGTGCCGGTGTAACTAACGGAGCACTTTCGTCAAAAACATGGTGGGAAATAGCCAGAGAGACCCATATGTTGCATAAACATCTCAGACGCTTCAATATGAGTGTGCCGGATATAGACTTTAAAGAGGTGCAGACTGAAGTTAACCGGGCCGTTGAAGAAAGGAAAGCCCTGCTGCACGAGCATATGACTTTGCTGAGCACATCCTGCTTTGCAGACCTGCTAACCTATAAAGTGGGCGTGGCTAAGCTTTTAACCCCCCATGAAATTGAAATTATTAGCGAAAATGAAACCGAAGTAGTATGGGCTGATTATGTAGTGCTGGCCACTGGAAGCAGGCCAAGGAAATTACCTGATATTCCTATTGATGAAAAAATCATACTTACCAGCGACGGCATAGAGCAGATGAGTCATTTTCCCGAGAGCATGGTGATACTTGGTGCCGGGGTCATCGGTTGTGAGTTTGCCACTATTTTTTCCGGATTTGGTAAAACAAAGGTTCATTTAATAGATAAAGGAGACAGAATATTACCTTTTGAGGACGATGATGTCGTCAAAGTCATAGAACGGAACATGGAGAATAACGGTGTTCATATTCATCGTAACTCCCGGTTGATCCGGATGGATATAGTAAACGGTCGTGTGGAGTATGAGTTGGAATATGACGATGGATCACATGAAATTTTCAATGTTGAAAGGGCCCTCGTGTCAGTAGGTAGAGTGCCTAATTATGAAAAGCTTTGGGAGAATGGTGTTAATATTGTATTGAGCAAGCGGGGCATCGAAGATAATGAAACGCAAACCAGCGTATCTAATATTTATGCTGTTGGAGACATCACGGCCGACATTGCTTTGGTTAACGTAGGAGAACTGGAAGGTCGGTATGCCGTGGAAAAAATCTTTGGTGAGCCAAAGCGTAAACTTATCTATGAAAATATTTCTACTATTATGTTCCTCAATCCTGAGGTTGCCGGGGTTGGCCTGAACGAAACTCAGGCGGCTGAACGAGGAATAGCCTATAAAGTAGTAACTCTTGACTATGGGTGTATTCCAAGAGCTATTGCCAAACGAAATACGCAGGGATTCATTAAGCTATTGGTGACTAATAATGAGGATATGAAGATATTAGGAATGCGTGTGGTAGGCAATCACGCTTCCAGCGCCATCCAGGCGGTTGCTTTACTTATAAGTATGGATAAAGGCATAGATGAGCTGGCTGAGTGTGTGCATCCGCATCCGTCGATCACGGAGGGTATTCAGGAGTGTGTCCGTATGTTGTTAGGCAAGTCCATGTTCAAGCCAGATGCTTTAAAAGGTAAGCTTTCCTGTAAAACCTACACTAATGGCGAATATGCTGATATTATATTTTAA
- a CDS encoding YebC/PmpR family DNA-binding transcriptional regulator, translated as MGRAFEYRRAAKEKRWDKMSKLFPKLAKAITVAAKEGGTDPEMNAKLRTAIQNAKGQNMPKDNIEAAIKRADGKDADAYVEVNYEGKGPHGVLVFVECATDNTTRTVANVKSYFNKAGGSLVPTGSLEFMFSRDAVFEFEKTAEMDIEEMELELIDAGMEEIEEKDGVVYVYGDYTNFGTLSKALEDMGIEVNKASLQRNPNSPVEFTEEQMEDIEKMLDKIEDDDDVQAVFTNIA; from the coding sequence ATGGGAAGAGCGTTTGAATACCGAAGGGCAGCTAAAGAAAAGCGTTGGGACAAGATGTCCAAATTGTTTCCTAAACTAGCCAAGGCCATAACTGTAGCTGCTAAAGAGGGTGGAACTGACCCGGAAATGAATGCCAAGCTAAGAACAGCCATTCAAAATGCCAAAGGTCAGAACATGCCTAAGGACAATATAGAGGCTGCAATAAAAAGAGCCGATGGCAAAGATGCCGATGCATATGTAGAAGTAAACTACGAAGGCAAAGGCCCTCATGGCGTTTTGGTGTTTGTAGAATGCGCTACTGACAACACCACCCGCACCGTAGCCAACGTAAAGTCATATTTCAATAAAGCCGGAGGTAGCCTTGTACCCACAGGATCCCTTGAATTTATGTTTTCCCGTGATGCTGTATTTGAGTTTGAAAAAACAGCAGAAATGGATATAGAAGAAATGGAGCTTGAGCTTATAGATGCCGGCATGGAAGAGATTGAGGAGAAAGATGGCGTTGTGTATGTTTACGGGGATTATACCAATTTCGGAACACTTTCAAAAGCCCTGGAAGATATGGGTATTGAGGTAAACAAAGCATCACTTCAGCGAAACCCCAACTCCCCGGTAGAGTTTACCGAAGAGCAAATGGAGGACATAGAAAAAATGCTTGATAAGATAGAGGATGATGACGACGTTCAGGCCGTTTTCACCAATATAGCCTGA
- a CDS encoding DoxX family protein, which yields MKQLFNTQFASTSHVWLLILRISAASFMLTHGYPKLMTLIEGGEIAFYDFLGLGMTASLALAVLAEFVCSILLILGLGTRLAALPLIITMLVAAFAVHADDPFGKKEFALLYLLIFATILVFGAGKYSVDRFMEKK from the coding sequence ATGAAACAGCTTTTTAACACGCAATTTGCTTCAACCTCGCATGTATGGCTATTGATCCTCCGGATTTCTGCAGCATCGTTTATGCTTACCCATGGCTATCCAAAGCTTATGACTTTAATTGAAGGAGGGGAAATTGCTTTCTATGATTTTTTAGGATTAGGAATGACAGCCTCTTTGGCCCTGGCCGTGCTCGCTGAGTTTGTTTGCTCTATTTTATTGATCCTTGGCTTAGGTACCAGGCTTGCGGCATTGCCCCTGATCATTACCATGCTGGTAGCGGCCTTCGCCGTCCATGCAGATGATCCGTTTGGCAAGAAAGAGTTTGCCTTGCTTTACCTGCTAATATTTGCTACCATTCTTGTATTTGGAGCTGGAAAATATTCTGTTGACCGGTTTATGGAAAAGAAATAA
- a CDS encoding RNA polymerase sigma factor has protein sequence MEEDLIIGCKKQDRKAQEALYHKYSGRVMGVCKRYANTMDDANDIFQEAFINIFSSLKKPRTVKIESLEAWVTRISANVAVNYYHKNKKYLNHVPAESALHKIDEEEYGHILGRLRGQELLQLIGGLPTGCKHVFNLYAIEGYSHKEIAEIMDISEGTSKSQLSRARDIIKSKLKLLDHVKYKRVV, from the coding sequence ATGGAAGAAGATCTTATAATTGGCTGTAAAAAACAAGACCGAAAGGCCCAGGAAGCTCTGTACCATAAGTATTCAGGCAGGGTAATGGGCGTTTGTAAACGTTATGCAAATACTATGGATGATGCCAATGACATCTTTCAGGAGGCATTTATCAATATTTTTAGCTCACTGAAAAAACCGAGAACAGTAAAAATCGAGTCATTGGAAGCATGGGTAACCAGGATCAGTGCCAATGTAGCTGTTAACTACTATCATAAAAACAAAAAATACCTGAACCATGTACCCGCTGAAAGTGCACTGCACAAAATTGATGAGGAAGAATACGGGCATATACTTGGCAGGTTGCGTGGCCAGGAACTTTTGCAGCTCATAGGTGGATTGCCAACTGGTTGCAAGCACGTATTTAACCTATACGCTATAGAAGGCTATTCCCACAAGGAGATTGCGGAGATCATGGATATCTCGGAAGGTACATCCAAATCTCAGCTTTCACGCGCGAGGGATATAATAAAGTCGAAATTAAAACTGCTAGATCATGTCAAATACAAAAGGGTCGTCTGA
- a CDS encoding Ig-like domain-containing protein: protein MKLLTQVNKWWVVCALALSYQACDDVNSDVMPPQEEIDQAKDVNMRLKENSPVIIDLVRAANLTGDGTFSISRTAGKGSIELLKSALLKYTPNQDFVTGSDDAEYQVCVNGICDKGIIAFKFDTESDSCFISANYDRVEALPTDQQVVIPVLQNDSSCYEQFDVSTLNIVEHPHSGEAVATDGLIFYYPSGSYSGTTQIIYEVATRENPDIFYYGLAEVVLNDSVAEIEVHSDSIAYTYQEYLAALHPTYQSLDFNLDQILGNDELDSIPYNQLNISITGQPMHGTAKYFSLEMFRFTPDQSFNGYDSFTYKVCYNGQCSTGTVYIIVTGFGATTGIQAYDDQFTYTPAEFEQVVYNSGDGIALDLYYDNILMNDSLNGAGMFDVNAYIVNQPQHGQVIYYDRELFRYLPDQGYEFTGTDSFSYKICDNDGCSEATVTITVQ, encoded by the coding sequence ATGAAATTACTAACACAAGTTAATAAATGGTGGGTTGTATGTGCCCTGGCCCTTTCCTATCAGGCATGTGATGATGTCAATAGCGATGTGATGCCGCCACAGGAAGAAATAGATCAGGCAAAAGATGTGAACATGAGGCTAAAGGAAAACAGCCCTGTAATTATTGACCTTGTCCGGGCTGCTAACCTTACCGGAGATGGTACTTTCAGCATTTCGAGAACGGCTGGAAAGGGATCAATTGAATTGCTAAAATCGGCCTTATTAAAATATACACCGAATCAGGATTTCGTAACCGGGTCGGATGACGCAGAATATCAAGTATGTGTAAATGGCATATGTGACAAAGGGATTATCGCTTTCAAATTCGATACAGAGAGCGATTCGTGCTTCATTTCTGCAAACTACGACAGAGTGGAAGCCCTGCCCACCGACCAGCAGGTGGTGATCCCGGTGCTGCAAAACGACAGCTCATGCTACGAGCAATTTGATGTAAGTACGCTTAACATCGTAGAGCATCCGCATTCGGGAGAAGCCGTAGCTACAGATGGCCTTATTTTCTACTACCCTTCGGGCAGCTACAGTGGCACCACACAGATCATTTATGAAGTCGCCACAAGGGAGAATCCGGATATCTTTTACTATGGCCTTGCAGAGGTTGTTTTAAATGACTCTGTTGCAGAAATCGAAGTTCATTCAGATTCCATAGCTTACACTTATCAAGAATACCTTGCCGCACTGCACCCTACATATCAAAGCCTCGACTTTAATCTGGATCAGATTTTAGGCAATGATGAACTTGACAGCATCCCTTACAATCAATTGAATATTAGTATAACCGGCCAACCAATGCATGGCACTGCTAAGTATTTCTCACTGGAGATGTTCAGGTTTACACCAGACCAATCGTTCAACGGGTATGACAGCTTTACTTACAAAGTATGCTACAATGGCCAATGCAGCACTGGTACTGTGTATATCATAGTTACAGGCTTTGGAGCCACAACCGGAATACAGGCCTATGACGACCAGTTTACCTATACGCCTGCCGAATTTGAGCAGGTAGTGTATAACTCAGGTGACGGGATAGCATTAGATCTTTATTATGACAATATATTGATGAACGACAGCCTCAATGGTGCAGGCATGTTTGATGTCAACGCTTACATTGTAAACCAGCCTCAGCACGGCCAGGTAATATATTACGACCGGGAGCTCTTCCGGTACTTGCCAGATCAGGGTTATGAGTTTACAGGTACAGACAGTTTTTCATATAAAATATGCGACAACGACGGTTGTAGTGAAGCCACTGTGACCATAACTGTTCAATAA